A window of the Halobacterium hubeiense genome harbors these coding sequences:
- a CDS encoding DUF7557 family protein, translating into MPDVHLSEETTERLDALREDDESYDELVEELLNIYEAEELTLFHSGDG; encoded by the coding sequence ATGCCGGACGTCCACCTCAGCGAGGAAACCACCGAGCGACTGGACGCGCTCCGCGAAGACGACGAGTCCTACGACGAACTCGTCGAGGAACTCCTCAACATCTACGAAGCCGAGGAACTGACGCTTTTCCACTCCGGAGACGGCTAG
- a CDS encoding OsmC family protein, whose translation MTTIEVTSTSEEGYVTRSRVGDFELTIDATDEEGPNPNATLLADYASCFVPAFRVGGQKEGFDDLGRIDVDVEGDVDDDDDLEAIRFHLLVEEDLDDDEFDAIVERAEDICHVHSALREGLHAEITGETGGF comes from the coding sequence ATGACTACCATCGAAGTCACGAGCACGTCCGAGGAAGGCTACGTCACGCGGTCCCGCGTCGGGGACTTCGAACTGACCATCGACGCCACCGACGAGGAGGGCCCGAACCCGAACGCGACGCTCCTCGCGGACTACGCGTCCTGTTTCGTCCCGGCGTTCCGCGTCGGCGGTCAGAAGGAGGGCTTCGACGACCTCGGTCGAATCGACGTCGACGTCGAGGGCGACGTCGATGACGACGACGACCTCGAGGCGATTCGCTTCCACCTCCTCGTCGAGGAGGACCTCGACGACGACGAGTTCGACGCCATCGTCGAGCGCGCCGAGGACATCTGCCACGTCCACAGCGCGCTCCGCGAGGGCCTCCACGCCGAGATCACCGGCGAGACCGGCGGGTTCTAG
- a CDS encoding metal-dependent hydrolase, with product MELTWFGHSTWRVEVGETTLLIDPFFDNPKTDTDPEEVDPDHVLLTHGHADHIADVDRYRGTHFVATPELAGYLGDQYDIDDATGMNLGGTVELGDAYVTMVRADHSNGIDTGYGTSAGMPAGYVISDTKPTQVADEESETFYHAGDTSLHTEMRDVIAPFLEPDAVAVPVGDHFTMGPWQAAVAVDWLDADVAFPMHYDTFPPIEIDTDDFVREVEATGSPADVEVLDGDETFHLSEGY from the coding sequence ATGGAACTCACTTGGTTCGGCCACTCGACGTGGCGCGTGGAAGTCGGCGAGACGACGCTGCTCATCGACCCGTTCTTCGACAACCCCAAGACCGACACCGACCCCGAGGAAGTCGACCCGGACCACGTGCTGCTCACGCACGGCCACGCCGACCACATCGCGGACGTGGACCGCTACCGCGGCACGCACTTCGTCGCGACGCCCGAGCTCGCGGGCTACCTCGGCGACCAGTACGACATCGACGACGCCACCGGGATGAACCTCGGCGGCACCGTCGAACTCGGCGACGCCTACGTGACGATGGTGCGCGCGGACCACTCCAACGGCATCGACACCGGCTACGGCACCTCGGCCGGGATGCCCGCGGGCTACGTGATTTCGGACACGAAGCCCACGCAGGTCGCCGACGAGGAATCCGAGACGTTCTACCACGCCGGCGACACCAGCCTCCACACCGAGATGCGGGACGTCATCGCGCCGTTCCTCGAACCCGACGCCGTCGCCGTGCCTGTCGGCGACCACTTCACGATGGGGCCGTGGCAGGCCGCCGTCGCCGTCGACTGGCTGGACGCCGACGTCGCGTTCCCGATGCACTACGACACGTTCCCGCCCATCGAAATCGACACCGACGACTTCGTGCGCGAGGTCGAAGCCACCGGCAGCCCCGCCGACGTCGAGGTGCTCGACGGCGACGAGACGTTCCACCTCTCCGAGGGGTATTGA
- a CDS encoding DUF5799 family protein yields the protein MSNDWQDLVVGARMAVDQEFTERVRGSSLSNSQWGLVMTAVEFDIEDAADPENARIVADTSKLEHVLPEMQNVDDQMAMGGGGARGQSNDSGSVVGGIKDALGLGSDDDGDEELEAEATQLADEYADALQSHLEDEGKWESVRRAAADD from the coding sequence ATGTCCAACGACTGGCAGGATTTGGTGGTCGGCGCGCGCATGGCCGTCGACCAGGAGTTCACCGAGCGCGTGCGAGGGTCGTCGCTGTCGAACTCCCAGTGGGGGCTGGTGATGACCGCCGTCGAGTTCGACATCGAAGACGCCGCCGACCCGGAGAATGCGCGCATCGTCGCCGACACGTCCAAACTCGAACACGTCCTCCCGGAGATGCAGAACGTCGACGACCAGATGGCGATGGGCGGCGGCGGCGCTCGCGGACAGTCGAATGATAGCGGCAGCGTCGTCGGCGGCATCAAGGACGCCCTCGGGCTCGGCAGCGACGACGACGGCGACGAGGAACTGGAAGCGGAAGCGACGCAGCTCGCCGACGAGTACGCCGACGCGCTCCAGTCCCACCTCGAAGACGAGGGGAAGTGGGAGTCGGTGCGGCGCGCCGCGGCCGACGACTAG